One Ferribacterium limneticum genomic window, GCGCCTGCCGCTGGCCGTGCTGGCGGCCAGCATCATGATGGCCGCAATCTCGATGATCGACCTGCAGGCGCTCCGCCAGGCCTGGTCCTACGACCGGGCCGATGCGCTGGCCTTGTTGTGCACGGCCGGTGGCGTGCTGCTCTTTGGCCTGGAGGCAGGGATTGGCATGGGTATCGTGTTGTCGATGGCGACCTTGTTGTATCGCACGAGCGTCCCCCATATTGCCGTCGTCGGGCGGGTGCCCGGGACCGAGCATTTTCGCAATGTCGCCCGTTACGAGGTCGAAACACTTCCTGGCGTGCTTTTCGTCCGCATTGATGAGCGCCTGTTTTTCGGCAACCTGGGCGCTGTCGAGCAACGCCTGACTCAGGAGCTGGAACGCGTCGCTGGTGCGCATGATCTGGTCCTGGTAATGAGCGGCGTTAACCTGCTCGACACAACTGCGGTCGAGGTTTTCGGCGAAATCAATCAGGATCTTGCCGAGCGTGGCATCAAGCTGCACCTGGCCGAGGTCAAAGGGCCGGTGCAGGACAGGCTGATGAAGTCTTCGCTGTGGAAGGCGCTGACTGGCGAGGTTTTCCTGTCGGCCAATGCTGCCTACGAAAAGCTGGCACCACCCGAGGTGTGGTGTCCGGAAATCTAGACTCCCTTATTCTTCCGCGAACAGCTTGAGCAGTGCATCCAGTCCGCCGAAATTGATCGCCACATCGGCCTTGGCGCGTGTTGCCGGCTTGGCGCGGTAGGCTACCGATAAGCCTGCCTGGGCCATCATCAGCAGGTCGTTGGCGCCATCGCCGCAAGCGATGACCTGTTCCCTGGTCAAACCCAGTTCGTCAGCCAGTCGGGCGAGGTGGTGGGCCTTGGCGGCGGCATCGACGATGTCGCCGACGACACGACCAGTCAGCTTGCCACCGGAAATTTCCAGCTCGTTCGAGGTGGCGAAATCGAAACCGAGTTCGATGCGCAGGCGCTCGGTGAAATAGGTGAAGCCGCCCGACAGGATGGCGGTGCGCAGGCCGGCGTTCTGTGCCGCTTCGAGCAGTTCGCGGGCGCCCGGTGAAAGCAGCAGGCGTTCGCCGAAAACACGAGCCAGGACGCGGGCATCCAGCCCGGCGAGCAGGGCCAGTCGGCGGCGCAGGCTTTCGCGGTAATCGATTTCGCCACGCATGGCGGCTTCGGTCACGGTCGAAACCTCTTCCTTCTTGCCGGCAAAATCGGCCAGTTCGTCGATGCATTCGATGGTGATCAGCGTTGAATCCATGTCGAAGCAGATCAGGCCATAGTCGGAAAGCTTCTTGTTCGCCGGAAAGAATGCCCAGTCCAGTTTCTCGGCTTCGATGAGCGGGATCAGCGCATCAAAGTCGGCTGTGCGTGTCGCGTTCTTCAGGCGAACGACCTGGGGGGGCAGTGGTTCGACGGCAGATGCGCCGGTGGCAGCCACGATGCGCTCAAGCAGGAAGGTGGGCAGGGCGCCGCCCTGGACGATCAGGTTCATGGTTCAGGTTCGGAAGTCGGATTGCAGGAATTCTTGTGCCGGTAGCGTGGCGATGGCGGTCGCTTTGCCGGTACGGAACGGCATTCTATTCGCCGATGATGCAGGAGACCAGCGAATCAGCGGGCGTGGCTGTTGCGATCAGGGGCATGGCAGGCGTTCCCCGGCTAGTCCTTGCTTGGCGGAAAGAGCGCCTTGCGCAGATTGAACAGGTAACTGCCGGCGCCGACCAGACCGGCAGCAATCCCGAGCACAATTTTCAGGTCATGCTCCATGAGCGAATCGGGCGCAAACAGAATCCACCAGGCGGCGACCAGCAGGCCGATCAACAGTCCCCGCAGGTAAATCCAGCGGCGAACGGAGGGATGAACGGTTGTCGGAGCTTCAGATTGAGTATTCATGGGCGAAATGTTGTGTGAGAAAACCGGGTTAGAGGTCTAGAGACAGATTCTCGTGTGCCAGATGTCTGGCGATCACCGCTGGCAGATTCTGCGGCGAGCGGATGCGCAACTTCTTGTTGATATTGTAGCGGCCGAAGACGACCTCAATGTCGGTCACTGTGACGCCAAACTCGCCGGCCAGGAAGCGCACCATGTGGTCAGTTGCTCGCCCGGCGACCGGTGTCGCGGTGACGCTGACCTGCAACTGCTTGCCTTTCGGCTTGCCAATCGAATCGCGCTTGGCATTCGGTTCGCCGAGAATATTGAGGACCAGAATCTGGCCATCCATGGCGCAAAAGGAATCGAGCGCCATGCCTTTTTCGCTGCCAGGGGGAACGTGACGCGGTTTTCTGGTTTTTGGCTTCAAATTTATGTGTCGGGCGATTTCAATTTTGGCCGAAATTTCCGGTTGACCGTGGCAACTCTTGAGGCGTCACCCCGCGTTACGCCAGGCCGATTTGTCCAATGGCATCCCGGCCTGTTATCCCCGTGGAAACCTCAGGAAAGCCGTTCCGGCAGCACGTCGCGGAGCATGATGGCGGCGTCGCGGATCATCTTTTCGGTGGTCGCCCAATCGACGCAGCCATCGGTGACCGAGCAGCCGTATTTGAGCTGGCTGAGATCGGCCGGAATCGACTGGTTGCCGGCTTCAATGTTGGATTCGATCATGACGCCGAGCAGCGACTTGTTGCCGAGACGGACCTGATTGACGATGTCGGCCATGACCAGCGGTTGCAGTTCGGGTTTCTTGAAGCTATTGGCGTGCGAGCAGTCGACAACGATGTTGTGCGGAAGCTTGGCCTTGTCCAGCGCCTGTTCGACCATGGCGATGGAAACGGTATCGTAGTTCGGGCGACCATCGCCACCGCGCAGCACGATGTGGCCGTAGCCGTTGCCCTTGGTACGGACGACGGCGACACGGCCCTGGCTGGTCAGGCCGAGGAAGGAATGCGGCTTGGAGGCGGAGAGGACGGCGTTGACGGCAACGCTGAGGTCGCCGCTGGTGCCGTTCTTGAAGCCGACCGGCGTGGAGAGACCGGAGGACATCTCGCGGTGGGTCTGTGATTCGGTGGTACGGGCGCCGATGGCGGTCCACGTGATGAGGTCGCCGTAGTATTGCGGGGCGTTCGGGTCGAGTGCCTCGGTGCCGGTCGGCATGCCGATTTCGGCAACCTGGAGCAGGAATTCGCGGGCCTTGGCCATGCCGATGTCGATGCGGAAGCTGTCGTCCATGAACGGGTCGTTGATGTAGCCCTTCCAGCCGACGGTCGTGCGCGGTTTTTCGAAATAGACGCGCATGATCAGCTGCAGGGTATCGCCGACTTCTTCGGACAGCGCCTTCAGGCGACGGGCGTAGTCGAGGCCGGCCACCGGGTCGTGGATGGAGCAGGGGCCAACGACGACAAACAGGCGATGGTCCTTGCGATCCAGGATGTTGCGCAGCACATGCCGGCCATGGGTGACCGTCTTGGCGGCTTTCTCGGAAAGCGGCAGGCTGGCGTGGATTTCTTCCGGCGTCGGCATTTCGTCGAAGGCGGTGACGTTGATGTTGTCGATGTGGTGTGTGGTCATGGTCATTTGCTCAGCTGGCGAATCATGTCTTTCACCGCTACGACCTTGTCGTTCAAGGTCGGGCAGTGGCGTAAAAGGGAAAGTTTATCCTGTCCCGCCAGCTTATAGCTGCGGTCTTTTTGAATCAAATTGATTATCTTGATCGGCTCGATTGGCGGATTCTTCGAGAATTCCGGGCTGAACTGGATGGTGATCTG contains:
- the serB gene encoding phosphoserine phosphatase SerB; this encodes MNLIVQGGALPTFLLERIVAATGASAVEPLPPQVVRLKNATRTADFDALIPLIEAEKLDWAFFPANKKLSDYGLICFDMDSTLITIECIDELADFAGKKEEVSTVTEAAMRGEIDYRESLRRRLALLAGLDARVLARVFGERLLLSPGARELLEAAQNAGLRTAILSGGFTYFTERLRIELGFDFATSNELEISGGKLTGRVVGDIVDAAAKAHHLARLADELGLTREQVIACGDGANDLLMMAQAGLSVAYRAKPATRAKADVAINFGGLDALLKLFAEE
- a CDS encoding DUF167 domain-containing protein; the protein is MALDSFCAMDGQILVLNILGEPNAKRDSIGKPKGKQLQVSVTATPVAGRATDHMVRFLAGEFGVTVTDIEVVFGRYNINKKLRIRSPQNLPAVIARHLAHENLSLDL
- a CDS encoding 3-deoxy-7-phosphoheptulonate synthase — protein: MTTHHIDNINVTAFDEMPTPEEIHASLPLSEKAAKTVTHGRHVLRNILDRKDHRLFVVVGPCSIHDPVAGLDYARRLKALSEEVGDTLQLIMRVYFEKPRTTVGWKGYINDPFMDDSFRIDIGMAKAREFLLQVAEIGMPTGTEALDPNAPQYYGDLITWTAIGARTTESQTHREMSSGLSTPVGFKNGTSGDLSVAVNAVLSASKPHSFLGLTSQGRVAVVRTKGNGYGHIVLRGGDGRPNYDTVSIAMVEQALDKAKLPHNIVVDCSHANSFKKPELQPLVMADIVNQVRLGNKSLLGVMIESNIEAGNQSIPADLSQLKYGCSVTDGCVDWATTEKMIRDAAIMLRDVLPERLS